CGGTCGACCACGACCGGCGGTTGCTCAGCGCCCGGATCGGGGACCGGGCCGCCACACTCACCGCGGTGCTACGGGCGCTCGATGAGGAGGGTGTGCAGGTGGCGGACGTGGCGCTGCGCCGCCCCACCCTGGACGAGGTGTTCCTGCACCTCACCGGACATCGACCGCAGCCCGCCGAGGCGCGCACGGTCGGTGTGCCCGCCGACAGCGAGGAGGTCTCGGCGTGACCAGTCTGACCCTGCCCGGCACCGGATCGCCGGCCCACCGGCCCGGCCGCCCCACCCTGCTGGCCGACAGCATCACCCTGACCTTGCGGGGCCTCGCCCACTGGCGCCGCGACCCCGGGCCGCTGATCGGCTCGCTCGGCTTCGACATCCTGATCGTGCTGATGTTCGTCTACCTCTTCGGCGGAGCGTTGGAGGTGCCGGGGGGCGGAAGCTATCGGGAGTTCCTGCTGCCCGGCATGTTCGTGATGACCATGGTGTTCGGCATCAGCCTCACCACCATCGCCGTCTCGACCGATCTGGACCGCGGGGTGACCGACCGCTTCCGGTCGATGCCCGTCTCGCCGCTGGCCCCGCTCATGGGCCGGGCAGCGGCCGACATGCTGTTCGCGTTGGTCACCCTCGTGGTGATGCTGTTGGCCGGTCTGGCGCTCGGGTGGCGGGCGCACGGCAGTGTCGGCGACACCCTCGCCGCAGTGGGGCTGATCCTGCTCCTGCGGTTCGCCCTGGTCTGGCTCGGCATCTTCCTGGGCCTGGTGATGCGGGGCCAGCAGGCGGTCGCCGGGGTGCAGATCCTGGAGTTTCCGCTCGGCTTCCTGTCCAACGCGTTCGTCGCACCGTCCACCATGCCCGCCTGGCTGGGGGCGGTGGCCGAGTGGAATCCCCTGTCGGTGACCGTCGGCGCGACCCGTGAGCTCTTCGGCAACGCCGGCTGGGGCGGCGACTCCTGGGTGGTCCAGCAGTACTCCTGGCTGGCCGTCGCGTGGCCAGTCGTGCTGGTCGCCGTCTTCCTGCCGCTCTCGGTGGCCCGCTACCGGCGGCTGAGTGGTTGAACCGGGGCTTGTCGAACGTCGTAGGCCACGATCGTCGGGTCGGTGGGCGGTCGCCCACCGACGATCCATCAGGAGGCAGAGTGCCGTTCGTGGTCGTCTTCACCCCGGGCGACCCGCCGCGGACCGGCGCGGTGCACGTCCACCATCCGAGCGGCGACGCGCTGCCCGAGGAGTTCGACGGGTTCGGCGAGGCCGGCGAACTGGGGCTGGTCCTTCCGCGCGACGGCCGGCCGGAACTGTGCGAAGTCCCGGTCCGGTCCATCGGCGTGGGCGACGCGGTCCGTCGGCTGGTGGCGTTGCGCACCGCCGACCAGGTCGACCCGGCCGCCGCGTTCTGGTCGGCGGTCGCGGTCACCGGGCTCCACCTCGTCGCCCGAGGGCGAATCCTGCCCGGAGTGTCCCCGCAGGGATACGACGCCTGGCGGGCCGGCCCGTTCGACGTCGAGGACGTGCGACGCATCCGGGCGTTGGCCTCCGCGATGCCCCCGACGGCGCGCGCGGTGCCGCTCGACCCCACGGCGCCACGGCTGGTCCTCCCTGACCCGGAGGAACTGGTCCGCGCCTTCCTCGACGCGGTGGCCGACACGCTGCCGCGCACCCCGGCCGCGCCCTGGCTCACCGGCGATCCCCGATTCACCGCCCCGGCACCCCAGCCGGCCGAGGAACTGCGCGACTGGGCCGGGCAGGTCTCCGCCGGGGTGGACACGGGCCTGCGGGTGGCGCTGCGAGTGGAGATGCGGGGGGATCTCGCCACCACCGCGCCCCGCGCCGTGGTCCGGCTCCGCAGTCTCGCCGACCCCACCCTGGTCAGCGACGCCGACGCCCTCTGGGCGGGTGACCAGCACGGTCTCGGCGACCGGGCCACCGTGGAGGCGATGCTCGCCGTACGACGCGCGGCCGCGCTGTGGCCGCCGCTGGAACGCCTCCTCGACGAGGCCGCGCCGGTCGAGTTGGAGCTGCTCGACGAGGACCTGGTCGACCTGTTCGACGGCGCCGAGGCACGGCTGGTCGCGGCCGGCGTCGACATCGAATGGCCGGCGCAGCTCTCCCGCGCGCTCGCCGCCCGGGTGTTGGTCAGCTCCCCGCCGGAGCAGCCCGCAGACCTGGCCGGCTTCTTCCGCTCCGCCGCGCCGGTGCCGCTGAGCTGGCAGCTGACCCTCGCCGGGGTTCCACTGACCGACGCAGAGGCGGACCTGATCGCCGGCGCCCGGCCGATCGTCCGGCTACGCGACGGGTGGGTTGCGGTTCCACCGGAGCTGGCCCGCCGGGCCGCCGAGCGCCGGCTCACCCCGCGCCCGGCGTACGAGGCCCTGGCGGCCACCCTGACCGGCAGCACCGAGGTGGTCGGCGAGCGGGTCGACGTGGTGGCCGACGGGTGGTTGGGCGCGTTGTGCGAACGGCTCGCGGACCCCGACGGCGGGTCGGAGCCGCTGACCCCGCCGGCCGCGCTCGGCACCAGCCTGCGCGGCTACCAGTTGCGTGGGCTGCGCTGGCTGGAGCGGATGACCTCGCTCGGTTTCGGTGGCTGTCTCGCCGACGACATGGGCCTGGGCAAGACGGTCACCGTCGTGGCCCTGCACCTGCGCCGCCAGCTCGACCGGGCCACCGCCGGCGCGACCCTGGTGATCTGCCCGGCCTCGGTGCTCGGCACCTGGGAGCGGGAGATCCGCCGGTTCGCCCCTGGCACGCCCGTACGCCGCTTCCACGGCAGCGCCCGGTCGCTCGCGGAGCTGGCCGACGGGATCGTGCTGACCAGCTACGGCACCATGCGCCTCGACGCCGACACCCTCGCCGCCGCGCGTTGGGGGCTGGTGGTCGCCGACGAGGCGCAGTACGTGAAGAACAGGCTCAGTGGCACCGCGAAGGCCCTGCGGACGATCCCCGCCCCGG
The window above is part of the Micromonospora sp. LH3U1 genome. Proteins encoded here:
- a CDS encoding DEAD/DEAH box helicase, coding for MPFVVVFTPGDPPRTGAVHVHHPSGDALPEEFDGFGEAGELGLVLPRDGRPELCEVPVRSIGVGDAVRRLVALRTADQVDPAAAFWSAVAVTGLHLVARGRILPGVSPQGYDAWRAGPFDVEDVRRIRALASAMPPTARAVPLDPTAPRLVLPDPEELVRAFLDAVADTLPRTPAAPWLTGDPRFTAPAPQPAEELRDWAGQVSAGVDTGLRVALRVEMRGDLATTAPRAVVRLRSLADPTLVSDADALWAGDQHGLGDRATVEAMLAVRRAAALWPPLERLLDEAAPVELELLDEDLVDLFDGAEARLVAAGVDIEWPAQLSRALAARVLVSSPPEQPADLAGFFRSAAPVPLSWQLTLAGVPLTDAEADLIAGARPIVRLRDGWVAVPPELARRAAERRLTPRPAYEALAATLTGSTEVVGERVDVVADGWLGALCERLADPDGGSEPLTPPAALGTSLRGYQLRGLRWLERMTSLGFGGCLADDMGLGKTVTVVALHLRRQLDRATAGATLVICPASVLGTWEREIRRFAPGTPVRRFHGSARSLAELADGIVLTSYGTMRLDADTLAAARWGLVVADEAQYVKNRLSGTAKALRTIPAPARVALTGTPVENDLTDLWTILDWTTPGLLGAAGEFRATWARPIEVDRDPASVGRLSRLVRPFLLRRRKTDPGIAPELPSKTVTDHLVPLTAEQTALYEKVVDEVLTEIRASGTGIARRGLVLKLLVGLKQVCNHPAHYLKETHGSLRGRSEKLHLLDDLLDTILAEGGGALVFTQYVRMARLLARHLAERGVPAQLLHGGTPVPQREELIRRFQAGEVPVFLLSLKAAGAGLTLTRADHVIHYDRWWNPAVEEQATDRAHRIGQTKPVQVHRLIAQGTLEERIAALLEAKRALADAVLTGGETALTELSDAELLRLVRLGDQE
- a CDS encoding ABC transporter permease, whose protein sequence is MTLPGTGSPAHRPGRPTLLADSITLTLRGLAHWRRDPGPLIGSLGFDILIVLMFVYLFGGALEVPGGGSYREFLLPGMFVMTMVFGISLTTIAVSTDLDRGVTDRFRSMPVSPLAPLMGRAAADMLFALVTLVVMLLAGLALGWRAHGSVGDTLAAVGLILLLRFALVWLGIFLGLVMRGQQAVAGVQILEFPLGFLSNAFVAPSTMPAWLGAVAEWNPLSVTVGATRELFGNAGWGGDSWVVQQYSWLAVAWPVVLVAVFLPLSVARYRRLSG